A region of Thermobifida halotolerans DNA encodes the following proteins:
- a CDS encoding MaoC/PaaZ C-terminal domain-containing protein, with translation MTDTRTQRYFEDVEAGEELPGVAYPLTVYRLVMAAGANRDFNSIHHNTEYARGTGAKEMYANTSFLLGVWERCVRDWIGPAGTIRGIHGFRMRSFNYVGDTVRVRASVEDTRVEDGAGVVEIAIRCENSSGVSVGPGTVEVTLPRRGEEQA, from the coding sequence ATGACTGACACCAGGACGCAGCGGTACTTCGAGGACGTGGAGGCCGGCGAGGAACTGCCGGGCGTCGCCTACCCGCTGACCGTCTACCGGCTGGTGATGGCCGCGGGAGCCAACCGCGACTTCAACTCCATCCACCACAACACCGAGTACGCGCGCGGCACCGGCGCCAAGGAGATGTACGCCAACACCTCCTTCCTGCTGGGGGTGTGGGAGCGGTGCGTCCGCGACTGGATCGGCCCGGCCGGAACGATCCGCGGCATCCACGGCTTCCGGATGCGGTCGTTCAACTATGTCGGCGACACCGTGCGGGTCCGCGCCAGCGTCGAGGACACCAGGGTCGAGGACGGCGCGGGCGTGGTCGAGATCGCGATCAGGTGCGAGAACTCGTCCGGAGTCAGCGTCGGACCGGGAACCGTGGAGGTCACGCTTCCGCGGCGTGGAGAGGAGCAGGCGTGA
- a CDS encoding thiolase family protein: protein MSSTPTAIAGLGMTELGRVYGRTPAQFALEAVTGAAADAGLSLDDIDGLLVNPGVGNDTDLRLQSTLQLRGLRLLSTVQGFGSSAIQMVQYASMAISAGMAEVVACVYADAPLKEGKGSGAAYAGGDRALKGVESLPAAAGLKSAPARYAIAARRHMEAYGTTSEQLGAVAVAARQWATMNPLAQMREPITLADHQNSRLIADPLRLLDCCLVSNGAIAVIVTSADRAADLAQPPVHVWGWGQSHPGYPNHRDSDFGLVSGAAQSGPAALRMAGVTVDDIDIREIYDCFTYTTLITLEDYGFCAKGEGGEFVASGALAPGGSHPTNTGGGELSSYYMWGMTPLSEAVIQARGQAGQRQVAKNDLVMVSGNGGVLDFHATLVVSPHARNA, encoded by the coding sequence GTGAGCAGCACACCGACCGCCATCGCCGGGCTCGGCATGACCGAGCTGGGCAGGGTCTACGGCCGCACCCCGGCCCAGTTCGCGCTGGAGGCGGTCACCGGCGCCGCCGCCGACGCGGGCCTGAGCCTGGACGACATCGACGGCCTGCTGGTCAACCCCGGCGTCGGCAACGACACCGACCTGCGGCTGCAGTCCACCCTGCAACTGCGCGGCCTGCGGCTGCTGTCGACCGTCCAGGGCTTCGGGTCCTCGGCGATCCAGATGGTGCAGTACGCCTCGATGGCGATCTCCGCCGGAATGGCGGAGGTGGTCGCGTGCGTGTACGCCGACGCGCCCCTGAAGGAGGGCAAGGGCAGCGGCGCCGCCTACGCGGGCGGCGACCGGGCGCTCAAGGGGGTGGAGTCCCTGCCCGCGGCGGCGGGCCTGAAGTCCGCCCCGGCGCGCTACGCCATCGCGGCCCGGCGGCACATGGAGGCCTACGGCACCACCAGCGAGCAGTTGGGCGCCGTCGCGGTCGCCGCGCGCCAGTGGGCGACGATGAACCCGCTGGCCCAGATGCGCGAACCGATCACCCTGGCCGACCACCAGAACTCGCGGCTGATCGCCGACCCGCTGCGGCTGCTCGACTGCTGCCTGGTCAGCAACGGCGCCATCGCCGTCATCGTCACCAGCGCCGACCGGGCCGCCGACCTGGCCCAGCCGCCGGTGCACGTGTGGGGCTGGGGACAGTCGCACCCCGGCTACCCCAACCACCGCGACAGCGACTTCGGCCTGGTCAGCGGGGCCGCCCAGTCGGGTCCGGCGGCGCTGAGGATGGCCGGGGTCACCGTCGACGACATCGACATCCGCGAGATCTACGACTGCTTCACCTACACCACCCTGATCACCCTGGAGGACTACGGGTTCTGCGCCAAGGGCGAGGGCGGCGAGTTCGTGGCCAGCGGCGCGCTGGCCCCCGGTGGCAGCCACCCGACCAACACCGGCGGCGGTGAGCTGTCGTCGTACTACATGTGGGGCATGACCCCGCTGTCGGAGGCGGTGATCCAGGCCCGCGGCCAGGCAGGTCAGCGCCAGGTCGCCAAGAACGACCTCGTCATGGTGAGCGGCAACGGCGGGGTCCTGGACTTCCACGCCACGCTCGTCGTCAGTCCGCACGCCAGGAACGCATGA
- a CDS encoding FAD-dependent oxidoreductase codes for MEKSDTTQFPHLFTPVRVGRMDLPNRIMATPHATPIGNLWSADEAEADRNIAYWAARARAGLGWVGGISAALENHLVPGFEPTGVGATVHGVFRLPHFHDRVRKLSDTLHEAGARVTAQIIMQGGMPHGPSPAVTAYVANQVSHGLDRGEIAWFVDEYAESARRGQQAGLDGVELHANHDDLLEWFLSPASNHRDDAYGGDLAGRMRFITEIIDAVRAEVGPDFTLGVRMNLYQTLDGGYDAAGGVEIARALEATGKVDYLSLAVGDNWGAPSYIQPHHYPQAHWAELAAQVRRAVSLPVVYTGRVTGPRAAEEVVARGHADLVGMARAIITDPEIVAKAKEGRVHEIRPCIGCNECIHRRLVDKLPFACAVNPHASREVDGPPPPARTPRRVLVVGGGPAGMELAGLLAERGHPVTLWEREAELGGQMRVAARATENAAYRDFVIWQEDRLRRAGVRVEFGRNATARDVMEFGADVVAVATGAQPRTLPIPGADAPFVVDGRDVMTGTARVGGRVAVIAAEDHMQPLTIAGFLADRGHRVHLVYQTPGPAPLVGKYTIGAPLARLTAAGAEFTFMSRVVRIERGRLETRNVYSDVPGEVTGVDSVVMAAGGLPDDGLYHELKRAGHPDVHLLGDAYAPRRITFATQQAHALAALV; via the coding sequence ATGGAAAAGTCGGACACGACGCAGTTCCCCCACCTGTTCACCCCGGTCCGCGTGGGCCGGATGGACCTGCCCAACCGGATCATGGCCACGCCGCACGCCACCCCGATCGGCAACCTGTGGAGCGCCGACGAGGCGGAGGCCGACCGCAACATCGCCTACTGGGCGGCGCGGGCCCGCGCCGGACTGGGCTGGGTGGGCGGAATCAGCGCCGCGCTGGAGAACCACCTGGTCCCCGGCTTCGAACCCACCGGCGTGGGCGCGACCGTCCACGGGGTGTTCCGCCTGCCCCACTTCCACGACCGCGTCCGCAAGCTCTCCGACACCCTGCACGAGGCCGGGGCCCGCGTCACCGCGCAGATCATCATGCAGGGCGGCATGCCGCACGGCCCCTCACCCGCCGTCACCGCCTACGTCGCCAACCAGGTGTCGCACGGACTCGACCGCGGCGAGATCGCCTGGTTCGTCGACGAGTACGCCGAGTCGGCCAGGCGCGGCCAGCAGGCCGGACTGGACGGCGTCGAACTGCACGCCAACCACGACGACCTGCTGGAGTGGTTCCTCTCCCCGGCCTCCAACCACCGTGACGACGCCTACGGCGGCGACCTCGCGGGCCGGATGCGCTTCATCACCGAGATCATCGACGCCGTCCGCGCCGAGGTCGGCCCCGACTTCACCCTGGGCGTGCGGATGAACCTCTACCAGACGCTCGACGGCGGCTACGACGCGGCCGGAGGCGTGGAGATCGCCAGGGCGCTGGAGGCCACCGGAAAGGTCGACTACCTGTCGCTGGCCGTGGGCGACAACTGGGGAGCGCCCAGCTACATCCAGCCCCACCACTACCCGCAGGCCCACTGGGCGGAGTTGGCCGCGCAGGTCAGGCGGGCCGTCTCCCTGCCCGTCGTCTACACCGGCCGGGTCACCGGCCCGCGGGCCGCCGAGGAGGTCGTCGCCAGGGGCCACGCCGACCTGGTCGGCATGGCCCGCGCGATCATCACCGACCCCGAGATCGTCGCCAAGGCGAAGGAGGGCCGCGTCCACGAGATCCGCCCGTGCATCGGCTGCAACGAGTGCATCCACCGCCGCCTCGTCGACAAGCTCCCCTTCGCCTGCGCGGTCAACCCGCACGCCTCCCGCGAGGTCGACGGCCCGCCGCCCCCGGCCCGGACCCCCAGGCGCGTGCTGGTGGTCGGCGGCGGCCCGGCGGGCATGGAACTGGCCGGACTGCTCGCCGAACGCGGACACCCGGTCACCCTGTGGGAGCGCGAGGCGGAACTGGGCGGCCAGATGCGCGTCGCGGCCCGCGCCACCGAGAACGCCGCCTACCGCGACTTCGTCATCTGGCAGGAGGACCGGCTGCGGCGAGCGGGTGTCAGGGTCGAGTTCGGCAGGAACGCCACCGCCCGCGACGTGATGGAGTTCGGCGCGGACGTGGTCGCCGTGGCCACCGGCGCCCAACCCCGGACGCTGCCGATCCCGGGCGCGGACGCGCCGTTCGTCGTCGACGGCCGCGACGTGATGACCGGAACGGCGCGGGTGGGCGGGCGCGTCGCGGTCATCGCCGCCGAGGACCACATGCAGCCGCTGACCATTGCCGGGTTCCTCGCCGACCGAGGCCACCGGGTCCACCTCGTCTACCAGACCCCCGGCCCGGCCCCGCTCGTCGGCAAGTACACCATCGGCGCCCCCCTGGCCAGGCTCACCGCGGCGGGCGCGGAGTTCACGTTCATGAGCCGGGTGGTGCGGATCGAGCGGGGACGGCTGGAGACCCGCAACGTCTACTCCGACGTCCCCGGCGAGGTCACCGGCGTCGACAGCGTGGTCATGGCCGCGGGAGGCCTCCCCGACGACGGCCTCTACCACGAGCTGAAGCGGGCGGGCCACCCCGACGTGCACCTGCTCGGCGACGCCTACGCGCCCCGGCGGATCACCTTCGCCACCCAGCAGGCCCACGCGCTGGCGGCGCTGGTCTAG
- a CDS encoding ferredoxin, whose product MRISIEPNRCMGHGRCYAVAADLLSDDEQGFVAECGQTLDVPEHLRDQAREAADACPESAISLLEATAADA is encoded by the coding sequence GTGCGTATCTCCATCGAACCGAACAGGTGCATGGGGCACGGCCGCTGCTACGCGGTCGCCGCCGACCTGCTCTCCGACGACGAGCAGGGCTTCGTGGCCGAGTGCGGCCAGACCCTGGACGTCCCCGAGCACCTGCGCGACCAGGCCCGCGAGGCCGCCGACGCCTGCCCCGAGTCGGCGATCTCGCTGCTGGAGGCAACGGCGGCCGATGCTTGA
- the dctP gene encoding TRAP transporter substrate-binding protein DctP translates to MPTTRRSGGRALRAAALLSAMALVATGCAESGGSGGGGGGGRSVDYGATKEEYAAALADMEPVTLTMQSTAPKGAATGRRFEEYAAAVEEWSGGKITFEIAFSNAVAPPQEVDDALADGRLDVGSVLPSLEPAEFPANNVLWDVSFVGRQTPVDGLLQWHGAVLETAAQQEEIYREFEDAGMHLLLPAFQSGAIAYSCSEPRADLDSLDGVTVASQSRVQNGQVEALGMQPSTVTYAEMFESLERGVVDCTLGTFTVAALGGFIPSAPYFVVDPEVGFANAGGAIAVSQSRWESLPLAARQLLYDRLDVLLTANYEATWDNIADGLTQVEENGGEVLPLAADARERLAEHNEQVLAEAAGNDAVGDGGAFVSGLEEALESWEQKVQESGVPNVDVGYDAFLDWHARTDPDLQPYFDQLWNDAMRQRRPAGDA, encoded by the coding sequence GTGCCGACAACGAGGAGGAGCGGCGGGAGAGCACTGCGGGCGGCGGCGCTGCTGTCGGCCATGGCGCTCGTGGCCACCGGGTGCGCCGAGAGCGGCGGCTCCGGCGGCGGCGGTGGCGGCGGGCGGTCCGTCGACTACGGGGCGACCAAGGAGGAGTACGCCGCGGCGCTGGCGGACATGGAACCGGTGACGCTGACGATGCAGAGCACCGCGCCGAAGGGCGCCGCCACGGGGCGGCGCTTCGAGGAGTACGCCGCGGCGGTGGAGGAGTGGTCCGGAGGAAAGATCACCTTCGAGATCGCCTTCTCCAACGCCGTCGCCCCGCCGCAGGAGGTCGACGACGCGCTCGCCGACGGCCGCCTCGACGTCGGTTCGGTCCTGCCCTCCCTGGAACCGGCGGAGTTTCCCGCCAACAACGTCCTGTGGGACGTCAGCTTCGTCGGCCGCCAGACCCCGGTCGACGGGCTGCTGCAGTGGCACGGCGCGGTGCTGGAGACGGCCGCGCAACAGGAGGAGATCTACCGGGAGTTCGAGGACGCCGGGATGCACCTGCTGCTGCCCGCGTTCCAGTCGGGCGCGATCGCCTACTCCTGCTCCGAGCCGCGCGCCGACCTGGACTCCCTGGACGGCGTCACGGTCGCCTCGCAGAGCCGGGTGCAGAACGGCCAGGTGGAGGCGCTGGGCATGCAGCCGTCCACCGTCACCTACGCGGAGATGTTCGAGAGCCTGGAACGGGGCGTGGTCGACTGCACCCTCGGCACGTTCACCGTCGCCGCCCTGGGCGGATTCATCCCCTCCGCGCCCTACTTCGTCGTCGATCCGGAGGTCGGCTTCGCCAACGCGGGCGGGGCGATCGCCGTCAGCCAGAGCCGCTGGGAGTCCCTGCCGCTGGCCGCGCGGCAGCTGCTCTACGACCGCCTCGACGTGCTGCTGACCGCAAACTACGAGGCGACCTGGGACAACATCGCCGACGGGCTCACCCAGGTCGAGGAGAACGGCGGCGAGGTCCTGCCGCTGGCCGCGGACGCGCGGGAGAGGCTCGCCGAGCACAACGAGCAGGTCCTGGCCGAGGCGGCCGGAAACGACGCCGTCGGCGACGGCGGGGCGTTCGTCTCCGGACTGGAGGAGGCCCTGGAGTCCTGGGAGCAGAAGGTCCAGGAGTCGGGCGTTCCGAACGTGGACGTCGGCTACGACGCCTTCCTGGACTGGCACGCCCGGACCGACCCCGACCTGCAGCCCTACTTCGACCAACTGTGGAACGACGCGATGCGGCAGCGCCGCCCCGCCGGCGACGCCTGA
- a CDS encoding FAS1-like dehydratase domain-containing protein — MTTTRTEDWKAEWQPVIDAVGQDFSSGETVFGADPVERGAIRRYLEPLEFDCALHTDPEAARAAGFDDVTMPYTGVVAWTIPPLWRPGEVLFDSDDRDAQPVQTPINNQDMPLGPRTTGFFGTDIDIDFLRPVVAGERIGRRGNRLLSCAPKETSVGRGAFLKWESDVVTESGEVVARIRIGTYAYVPKNETEASDD; from the coding sequence ATGACCACGACACGGACCGAGGACTGGAAGGCCGAGTGGCAGCCCGTCATCGACGCGGTGGGCCAGGACTTCTCCTCGGGGGAGACCGTCTTCGGGGCAGACCCGGTCGAGCGCGGAGCGATCCGCCGCTACCTGGAGCCGCTGGAGTTCGACTGCGCGCTGCACACCGACCCGGAGGCGGCCCGGGCCGCGGGGTTCGACGACGTGACGATGCCCTACACCGGGGTCGTCGCCTGGACGATCCCGCCGCTGTGGCGGCCCGGCGAGGTGCTGTTCGACAGCGACGACCGCGACGCCCAACCGGTGCAGACCCCCATCAACAACCAGGACATGCCCCTGGGCCCGAGGACCACCGGTTTCTTCGGCACCGACATCGACATCGACTTCCTGCGCCCGGTGGTGGCGGGGGAGCGGATCGGACGCCGCGGCAACCGCCTGCTGTCGTGCGCGCCCAAGGAGACCTCGGTCGGCCGCGGCGCCTTCCTGAAGTGGGAGAGCGACGTGGTGACCGAGAGCGGCGAGGTCGTCGCGCGCATCCGCATCGGCACCTACGCCTACGTGCCCAAGAACGAGACTGAGGCGAGCGATGACTGA
- a CDS encoding CaiB/BaiF CoA transferase family protein, producing MTGPLADLKVLDLSWVVAGPLIGRALADFGARVVRVESSRRIETARLMQPFHAGRAGPENSALYGNCNAGKLGMTVDLKTEEGRGVVRDLARWADVVVESFSPGQMARWGLDYAELSRDNPSLVMLSTSIAGQSGPWSALAGYGNVGASLSGFQNLVGWEDRPPTGPFGPYTDYVGPRLALVALLAAIENRRHTGKGRHIDVAQVEAGIFFLSPQVAHYGVDGTIARRRGNRDELYAPHGVYPCLPDGGAERFVAVAARDDAEWTRLAEAMDRTDLAERADLRTADRRRAHADFLDEQIARWTSGLRAEDVEKRLQAVGVPAHRSASSADFAADEQLAHRGHLVRLPHPLHGGTTVEGPRYLLSDTPGQVARPAPTLGQDNEFVLREILGYPAERIARLVEDGVLV from the coding sequence GTGACCGGGCCGCTCGCCGACCTGAAGGTCCTGGACCTGTCCTGGGTCGTGGCCGGACCGCTGATCGGCCGCGCCCTCGCCGACTTCGGGGCGCGGGTGGTGCGCGTGGAGTCCAGCCGCCGCATCGAGACCGCGCGTCTCATGCAGCCCTTCCACGCGGGACGGGCGGGGCCGGAGAACTCCGCGCTGTACGGCAACTGCAACGCCGGCAAGCTGGGCATGACGGTCGACCTGAAGACCGAGGAGGGCCGCGGCGTCGTCCGCGACCTCGCGCGCTGGGCCGACGTGGTCGTCGAGTCGTTCTCGCCCGGGCAGATGGCCAGGTGGGGACTGGACTACGCCGAACTGTCGCGCGACAACCCCTCCCTCGTCATGCTCAGCACGTCGATCGCGGGCCAGTCCGGACCGTGGTCGGCGCTCGCCGGATACGGCAACGTCGGCGCGTCGCTGAGCGGGTTCCAGAACCTCGTCGGCTGGGAGGACCGGCCGCCGACGGGCCCGTTCGGCCCCTACACCGACTACGTCGGACCGAGGCTGGCCCTGGTGGCGCTGCTCGCCGCGATCGAGAACCGCCGCCACACCGGGAAGGGCCGCCACATCGACGTCGCGCAGGTGGAGGCCGGGATCTTCTTCCTGTCCCCGCAGGTCGCCCACTACGGCGTCGACGGCACCATCGCCCGGCGCCGCGGCAACCGCGACGAGCTGTACGCCCCGCACGGCGTCTACCCGTGCCTGCCCGACGGCGGCGCGGAACGCTTCGTCGCCGTCGCGGCGCGCGACGACGCGGAGTGGACGCGGCTGGCCGAGGCCATGGACCGCACCGACCTGGCCGAGCGCGCCGACCTGCGCACCGCCGACCGGCGGCGCGCCCACGCCGACTTCCTCGACGAGCAGATCGCGCGCTGGACCTCCGGGCTGCGCGCCGAGGACGTCGAGAAACGCCTGCAGGCGGTCGGCGTCCCCGCGCACCGGTCCGCCTCCAGCGCGGACTTCGCCGCCGACGAGCAGCTGGCGCACCGCGGCCACCTCGTGCGGCTGCCGCACCCGCTGCACGGCGGGACGACGGTGGAGGGACCGCGCTACCTGCTTTCGGACACGCCCGGCCAGGTCGCCCGACCGGCGCCGACGCTGGGCCAGGACAACGAGTTCGTGCTGCGCGAGATCCTGGGCTACCCCGCCGAGCGGATCGCGCGGCTCGTGGAGGACGGAGTGCTGGTATGA
- a CDS encoding alpha/beta hydrolase has protein sequence MTTPMDPAIAALAATAAAAAAPPLHTISPAEARARVVAGHGACSGGPALHSVTDIRVPVADAEIGARVYSPAAGPTRATLVYLHGGGWVTGDLDYCDELCRFVADRLDWTVVSVDYRLAPEHPFPTPLDDAYAVLGHVADTIAGDGPLGVGGDSAGGNLAAACALRARDEHGPALDFQVLVYPVTDHDLTRDSYRTHADAFPIGAESMRWFWDHYLPDAARRDLPAASPLRAVDVGGLPPAHVVVAGHDPLHDEGVAYAERLREAGVRVSLAEYPSLTHGFFRLTGAVPAARAAVDDLVAALRDLLARSS, from the coding sequence ATGACCACGCCCATGGATCCGGCGATCGCCGCCCTGGCGGCCACCGCCGCCGCGGCGGCGGCCCCTCCCCTGCACACCATCAGCCCCGCGGAGGCGCGCGCCCGCGTGGTCGCGGGCCACGGCGCCTGCTCCGGCGGTCCCGCCCTGCACTCGGTCACCGACATCCGCGTCCCCGTGGCCGACGCCGAGATCGGCGCACGCGTCTACTCCCCCGCCGCCGGGCCGACCCGCGCCACGCTCGTCTACCTGCACGGCGGCGGTTGGGTCACCGGAGACCTCGACTACTGCGACGAACTGTGCCGGTTCGTCGCCGACCGGCTGGACTGGACCGTGGTGAGCGTCGACTACCGGCTCGCCCCCGAGCACCCCTTCCCCACCCCCCTCGACGACGCCTACGCCGTACTGGGGCACGTGGCGGACACGATCGCCGGCGACGGTCCGCTCGGGGTGGGCGGGGACAGCGCGGGCGGCAACCTCGCCGCGGCCTGCGCCCTGCGCGCCCGCGACGAGCACGGGCCCGCGCTGGACTTCCAGGTCCTCGTCTACCCGGTGACCGACCACGACCTCACCCGCGACTCCTACCGGACCCACGCCGACGCCTTCCCCATCGGCGCGGAGTCCATGCGCTGGTTCTGGGACCACTACCTGCCCGACGCGGCGCGGCGCGACCTGCCGGCCGCGTCCCCGCTGCGCGCCGTCGACGTGGGCGGTCTGCCGCCCGCCCACGTCGTCGTCGCCGGACACGACCCGCTGCACGACGAGGGGGTCGCCTACGCCGAGCGGCTGCGCGAGGCCGGGGTGCGGGTCAGCCTCGCCGAGTACCCGTCCCTCACCCACGGCTTCTTCCGCCTCACCGGGGCCGTGCCCGCCGCGCGCGCGGCCGTCGACGACCTCGTCGCCGCGCTGCGGGACCTGCTCGCCCGCTCCTCCTAG
- a CDS encoding CoA transferase — MLEHIRVLDLTDERGLLCGRLLADVGADVVQVEPLDGSTARSAPPTARGGAGPSMFWETFAANKRGVALDLDSEEGLATVRELARRADIVVTSLPASWLRRRGLDPDTLRAAHPHLVYAVISAFGWSGPKADYADCDLVVWAAGGPLDPHRDEERPPLRISVPQAFLHASADAAAGALIAVLARATTARGQVVDVSAQASLGTATLARVLAHAVGDARPEWHRQPAAGGDQSGSGAATPNRLKKWRCRDGMVELHLSMGPASGEFTNRLFAWLRAEGAVGERVAAWDWKTLPQRITDGEITDADLDEARAAVRAHLATLTKSQVLEAAMKHRLLCMAIFDMGDIADSPHLDERGYWARVDIDGAEVRIPGAIARVSGDGQPGVRRRAPRLGEHTAEVLTDWLAATEVET, encoded by the coding sequence ATGCTTGAGCACATCCGGGTTCTGGACCTGACCGACGAGCGCGGGCTGCTGTGCGGCCGACTGCTCGCCGACGTGGGAGCGGATGTGGTCCAGGTGGAGCCCCTCGACGGCTCCACCGCGCGGTCGGCCCCGCCGACCGCGCGCGGCGGGGCCGGACCGTCGATGTTCTGGGAGACGTTCGCGGCCAACAAACGCGGCGTCGCCCTCGACCTCGACAGCGAGGAGGGCCTCGCGACCGTCCGTGAGCTGGCCCGCCGCGCCGACATCGTCGTGACCTCGCTGCCCGCGTCCTGGCTGCGGCGGCGGGGCCTGGACCCCGACACGCTGCGCGCGGCCCACCCGCACCTGGTCTACGCGGTGATCAGCGCGTTCGGCTGGTCCGGGCCCAAAGCCGACTACGCCGACTGCGACCTCGTCGTCTGGGCGGCGGGCGGCCCGCTGGACCCGCACCGCGACGAGGAGCGCCCGCCGCTGCGCATCAGCGTCCCGCAGGCGTTCCTGCACGCCTCGGCCGACGCCGCCGCGGGAGCCCTGATCGCGGTGCTGGCCCGGGCGACGACCGCGCGGGGGCAGGTCGTCGACGTCTCCGCGCAGGCGAGCCTGGGCACCGCCACCCTCGCGCGGGTGCTCGCGCACGCGGTGGGCGACGCCCGACCGGAGTGGCACCGCCAGCCCGCGGCGGGCGGGGACCAGAGCGGCAGCGGCGCGGCCACCCCCAACCGCCTCAAGAAGTGGCGGTGCCGAGACGGCATGGTGGAACTCCACCTGTCCATGGGACCGGCCTCGGGGGAGTTCACCAACCGGCTCTTCGCCTGGCTACGCGCCGAGGGCGCGGTCGGCGAACGCGTCGCCGCCTGGGACTGGAAGACGCTGCCCCAGCGCATCACCGACGGCGAGATCACCGACGCCGACCTGGACGAGGCGCGCGCCGCGGTCCGGGCACACCTGGCCACGCTCACCAAGAGCCAGGTGCTGGAGGCCGCCATGAAGCACCGCCTGCTGTGCATGGCGATCTTCGACATGGGCGACATCGCCGACAGCCCGCACCTGGACGAGCGCGGCTACTGGGCGCGGGTGGACATCGACGGCGCCGAGGTCCGCATCCCCGGCGCGATCGCCCGTGTCAGCGGGGACGGGCAGCCGGGCGTGCGCCGCCGCGCCCCGCGCCTCGGCGAGCACACCGCCGAGGTCCTCACCGACTGGCTGGCCGCGACGGAGGTGGAAACGTGA
- a CDS encoding Zn-ribbon domain-containing OB-fold protein, whose protein sequence is MTMGAEMSMTPVVRDEYSAPFFDGAERGELMLRYSPSSGCWSAPEARVCATSRAADLEWRVASGEGELVSWTVIPGRPRDGRPTTDTVVGIVETAEGPWLTLRIVNADEAAPAVGAPVRVEFVRPEGGESVPVARLAARS, encoded by the coding sequence ATGACCATGGGAGCCGAGATGTCCATGACCCCCGTCGTCCGCGACGAGTACTCCGCCCCGTTCTTCGACGGCGCCGAGCGGGGCGAGCTGATGCTGCGCTACTCGCCGAGCAGCGGCTGCTGGTCGGCTCCCGAGGCACGGGTGTGCGCGACCAGCCGCGCCGCCGACCTGGAGTGGCGCGTCGCCTCCGGCGAGGGCGAACTGGTCAGTTGGACCGTCATCCCCGGCCGCCCCAGGGACGGCCGCCCCACGACCGACACGGTCGTCGGGATCGTGGAGACGGCGGAGGGGCCGTGGCTGACGCTGCGGATCGTCAACGCCGACGAGGCGGCCCCGGCGGTGGGCGCGCCGGTGCGGGTGGAGTTCGTCCGCCCCGAGGGCGGGGAGTCCGTCCCGGTGGCCCGACTCGCCGCGCGGTCCTGA